Proteins from one Chitinophaga oryzae genomic window:
- a CDS encoding DUF3667 domain-containing protein, with the protein MKTQPLRSEKNCLNCGTEVPERFCPHCGQENTVQHESFGHLAGHVVADIVHYDSQFFTTLKYLILRPGFLTKEYWAGRRVRYVNPVKLYIFISFVFFFFFLTLTMGHRKEGAKPGIRSELADINVGDINSQYKSVAEFDSVQASLPPEKRLTGLEASIERRMARMRENKQSAKELIKELFADNLPKIMFVLMPLFALMVKWSHRKRKLVYADHAIFTIHLHSFLFIILFVGLVIRYFVHDELPLDLAYWGAFFYLAFALKNAYQQSLGKALVKAVLLYSGYFCIAVTLFVLVLLLTLTVY; encoded by the coding sequence GTGAAAACACAACCTTTACGCTCAGAAAAAAACTGTCTCAACTGTGGTACGGAAGTGCCGGAACGTTTTTGTCCTCACTGTGGTCAGGAGAATACGGTACAGCATGAAAGTTTCGGCCACCTCGCAGGTCATGTGGTAGCGGATATCGTTCACTACGATTCCCAGTTCTTCACCACCCTCAAATACCTCATCCTGCGCCCCGGGTTCCTGACCAAAGAATACTGGGCCGGCAGAAGAGTACGGTATGTCAATCCTGTCAAGCTATATATCTTTATATCGTTTGTATTTTTCTTCTTCTTCCTGACACTGACCATGGGCCACCGGAAAGAGGGCGCTAAACCGGGTATCCGGTCGGAACTGGCGGATATAAATGTGGGAGACATCAACTCACAGTATAAAAGCGTGGCGGAGTTTGATTCCGTACAGGCTTCGCTGCCGCCGGAAAAACGCCTCACCGGACTGGAAGCCAGCATAGAACGCCGTATGGCCAGAATGCGGGAAAACAAACAAAGCGCCAAGGAACTGATCAAGGAACTGTTTGCCGATAACCTTCCCAAAATCATGTTCGTCCTCATGCCGCTGTTTGCCCTCATGGTGAAATGGAGCCACCGCAAAAGGAAACTGGTGTATGCCGACCATGCCATTTTCACTATTCACCTCCATTCTTTTTTGTTTATCATCCTCTTCGTGGGACTGGTAATACGCTATTTTGTGCATGACGAATTACCGCTGGATCTCGCCTATTGGGGCGCGTTCTTTTACCTGGCATTCGCACTGAAAAACGCCTACCAGCAGTCGCTTGGAAAAGCACTGGTGAAAGCGGTACTGCTGTACTCCGGCTATTTCTGTATTGCCGTAACGCTGTTTGTACTGGTGCTGCTCCTGACGCTGACCGTTTATTGA
- a CDS encoding glycosyltransferase family A protein has product MIVVYQSSDILTKEYIGTVTDPNVLFFQVDAKKNLSLGELRNYAIQCSNGEYFCQWDDDDWNHNQRLEIQIGMLKKHGKPACVLAYWLLYDAVHHEAYLSFPGTWGGSVLCRRDIINDELKYPAIDKSEDHAFIMQLARKGYVFPVVWPTLYIYVYHGKNTWGEDHFFNLFGQSQQLSCELSNLVRDIINRKYPDDIASELLNSSGINEEMNYFYSGFL; this is encoded by the coding sequence ATGATCGTTGTTTATCAAAGTTCCGATATATTAACGAAGGAATATATTGGTACGGTCACTGACCCCAACGTGCTTTTCTTTCAGGTAGATGCCAAAAAAAACCTCAGTCTGGGAGAACTCAGGAATTATGCCATCCAGTGTTCAAATGGCGAATATTTCTGCCAGTGGGACGATGACGACTGGAACCACAACCAGCGGCTGGAAATTCAGATTGGAATGCTGAAAAAGCATGGAAAGCCGGCATGCGTACTGGCCTACTGGTTGCTCTACGATGCCGTGCATCATGAAGCTTATCTGTCATTTCCCGGTACCTGGGGAGGATCTGTTTTGTGTCGAAGGGATATTATCAACGACGAGTTGAAGTACCCTGCAATAGATAAAAGTGAAGACCATGCTTTTATTATGCAGCTGGCCCGAAAAGGATACGTATTCCCCGTCGTGTGGCCAACGTTGTACATTTATGTCTATCATGGAAAAAATACGTGGGGGGAAGACCATTTTTTTAACTTGTTCGGTCAAAGTCAGCAATTGTCCTGTGAATTGTCGAATCTGGTACGTGATATCATTAACAGGAAGTACCCGGACGACATCGCATCTGAACTGTTAAACAGTTCAGGCATTAATGAGGAAATGAATTATTTCTATTCCGGCTTCCTTTAA
- a CDS encoding RHS repeat domain-containing protein, protein MKKTILLVLGMLAAGSKAYTQFYFQDIYNTQQTVATMALLKENKVKLQRVMTLDAATMEIDRDFRCERSLSPTYHQMKSQTQSTATGYSALTSSFSSRGLLTKTVDSSAASITTTFYRYDAQGRLQSVSSSSVARESRMRFDETRSYSYDSAGRLLQMVQKKGIGSDSALITFKTDSAGHVTEELEQRKGAPAKRIFYNYDKNGQLTDVYRYQPAKKRMLPDYIFEYNTRGQVTRMTTVNAQTSSYTIWEYEYQDNGLPSKETCYGKGKELLGMVKYSYELNP, encoded by the coding sequence ATGAAGAAGACGATCCTCCTGGTATTGGGAATGCTGGCCGCGGGCAGCAAGGCATATACACAGTTTTATTTCCAGGACATCTACAATACGCAGCAGACCGTGGCTACCATGGCGTTGCTGAAAGAGAACAAGGTGAAGCTGCAGCGGGTGATGACGCTGGATGCCGCCACTATGGAGATAGACCGGGATTTCCGCTGTGAACGGAGCCTGAGTCCGACGTATCACCAGATGAAATCGCAGACGCAGTCTACCGCTACCGGTTATTCCGCCCTTACCTCCTCTTTTTCTTCCAGGGGTTTGCTGACGAAGACGGTGGACAGTTCCGCTGCCAGTATCACCACCACTTTCTACCGGTACGATGCGCAGGGCAGGCTGCAGTCTGTCAGCAGCAGCTCCGTTGCCCGGGAGAGCAGGATGCGGTTTGACGAGACGCGCAGTTACAGTTATGACAGCGCCGGCCGTCTGCTGCAGATGGTCCAGAAAAAAGGCATTGGCAGCGACTCCGCGCTGATCACCTTTAAGACAGACAGCGCCGGTCATGTGACCGAAGAGCTGGAGCAGCGCAAGGGCGCCCCTGCCAAACGTATCTTTTACAACTACGATAAAAACGGTCAGTTGACCGACGTATACCGCTATCAGCCTGCGAAGAAACGTATGCTGCCGGACTATATCTTTGAATATAATACCAGGGGGCAGGTGACCAGGATGACTACCGTCAACGCCCAAACGTCTTCCTATACCATCTGGGAGTACGAGTACCAGGATAATGGTCTCCCTTCCAAGGAAACCTGCTATGGCAAAGGGAAAGAACTGCTGGGCATGGTAAAATACAGCTATGAGCTGAACCCTTAG
- a CDS encoding dihydrofolate reductase family protein, which produces MRKLKLQMNILLDNKWDSGMSDFSIDNLTNVDCILHGRKTGEGFIPYWTEVASNPNDSEHKLGKRFAEIPNAIFSNTLKDSKWDNTIIINGNLAEAIKALKNKDGKDIIVYGGDSFVSSLIQHDLIDEYYVLANPAALGNGQQTFNPLKNELELKLVACKAFACGAVLVCYSRG; this is translated from the coding sequence ATGAGAAAGCTAAAATTACAAATGAACATTTTACTTGACAATAAATGGGATAGTGGAATGTCAGACTTTAGTATTGATAATCTCACTAATGTGGACTGCATTCTCCATGGAAGAAAAACCGGGGAAGGGTTTATTCCATACTGGACCGAAGTAGCAAGTAATCCTAATGATAGTGAGCATAAACTTGGAAAACGGTTTGCAGAAATTCCCAATGCCATTTTTTCAAATACGCTCAAGGATAGCAAGTGGGACAATACAATCATTATAAATGGCAATTTAGCAGAGGCAATAAAAGCACTGAAGAATAAAGATGGGAAAGACATCATTGTATATGGTGGCGATTCATTTGTATCATCATTAATACAACATGATTTAATCGATGAGTATTATGTGCTTGCAAACCCGGCTGCATTAGGTAACGGACAACAAACGTTTAATCCTTTAAAAAACGAACTGGAGTTAAAACTCGTAGCGTGCAAAGCGTTTGCCTGCGGTGCAGTTTTGGTCTGTTACTCAAGAGGGTAA
- a CDS encoding DUF3667 domain-containing protein — protein sequence MKTQPLRSEKNCLNCGTEVPERYCTHCGQENTVQHETFGHLAGHVVADIVHYDSQFLTTLKYLVIRPGFLSKEYWAGRRVRYVNPIKLYVFISFVFFLFFAILTHAPEKHTEKKVKAPVKEGVIDLSAMNTEYGSVAEFDSLQAALPPSKRLKGVEYRWQRRVAALKEGGKTADQAITEMFSHNLPKIMFLLMPLFALLVKWTHRKRQLVYTDHAIFTIHIHSFLFIILFVGLVLRYFVHDELPLNLAYWGGFFYLVFALKSAYQQGFGKAFLKGALLFFGYIFIAMIVFMGFIFAVLSV from the coding sequence GTGAAAACACAGCCCTTACGCTCAGAGAAAAACTGTCTCAACTGCGGTACGGAGGTCCCGGAACGTTATTGTACGCACTGCGGTCAGGAAAATACGGTACAACACGAAACTTTCGGCCACCTGGCAGGTCATGTCGTGGCAGACATCGTCCATTACGATTCCCAGTTCCTGACCACGCTCAAATACCTCGTCATCCGCCCCGGCTTCCTGAGTAAAGAGTACTGGGCCGGCAGAAGGGTGCGATATGTCAATCCCATCAAACTGTACGTTTTCATCTCCTTTGTCTTCTTCCTGTTTTTCGCCATCCTCACCCATGCACCGGAAAAACATACCGAAAAGAAGGTAAAAGCGCCGGTGAAAGAAGGCGTCATTGACCTCAGCGCAATGAACACGGAATACGGCAGCGTGGCCGAGTTTGACTCGCTGCAGGCGGCACTCCCTCCGTCGAAACGCCTCAAAGGCGTGGAATACCGCTGGCAACGCCGGGTAGCTGCATTAAAGGAAGGCGGCAAAACAGCAGATCAGGCCATTACGGAGATGTTCTCCCACAACCTGCCCAAAATCATGTTCCTCCTGATGCCGCTCTTTGCACTGCTGGTCAAATGGACCCACCGCAAACGTCAACTGGTATATACGGACCACGCCATCTTTACGATTCACATCCACTCGTTTTTGTTTATCATCCTCTTTGTGGGACTGGTCCTGCGTTACTTCGTGCATGACGAACTACCGCTGAACCTGGCCTACTGGGGCGGATTTTTCTACCTGGTGTTTGCGCTGAAAAGCGCTTACCAGCAGGGGTTCGGGAAAGCGTTCCTGAAAGGCGCCCTGCTTTTTTTCGGCTACATATTTATCGCCATGATAGTCTTCATGGGTTTCATATTCGCAGTACTGTCCGTTTAA
- a CDS encoding enoyl-CoA hydratase-related protein, producing the protein MQPEFIIIHQQVAPYVAHIQLNRPKELNALNLQLMGELRDALKLLDADDQVRAIVLSGNEKAFAAGADIKQMAEKSAIDMFNTDQFSTWDTIKKTKKPIIAAVSGFALGGGCELMMLCDMIVASETARFGQPEIKLGVMPGAGGTQRLTRAVGKALAMEMVLTGRFITAQEAHQAGLINRVVPVELFLQEAIRLAAEVAAMAPLAVKMAKEAVLKAFDTTLDEGLHFERKNFYLLFASADQKEGMQAFMEKRTPDFKGK; encoded by the coding sequence ATGCAACCGGAATTTATTATCATACACCAACAGGTGGCGCCCTATGTAGCCCACATCCAGTTAAACAGACCCAAGGAACTGAATGCCCTGAACCTCCAGCTGATGGGAGAACTGCGGGATGCCCTGAAACTCCTCGACGCAGATGACCAGGTAAGGGCCATTGTCCTCAGTGGCAATGAAAAAGCCTTCGCTGCCGGCGCCGATATTAAGCAGATGGCTGAAAAATCGGCCATCGATATGTTTAATACCGACCAGTTCAGCACCTGGGATACCATCAAAAAAACGAAGAAACCCATTATCGCTGCTGTAAGCGGCTTCGCCCTCGGCGGTGGCTGCGAACTGATGATGCTGTGCGATATGATCGTGGCCAGTGAAACAGCCCGCTTCGGTCAACCGGAAATCAAACTGGGCGTAATGCCCGGCGCCGGCGGTACCCAGCGCCTCACCCGCGCAGTAGGTAAAGCCCTCGCAATGGAAATGGTGCTGACCGGCCGTTTTATCACAGCCCAGGAAGCCCACCAGGCAGGCCTGATCAACCGCGTGGTACCGGTGGAACTATTCCTGCAGGAGGCAATCAGGCTGGCCGCCGAAGTGGCGGCGATGGCCCCGCTGGCGGTTAAGATGGCGAAAGAGGCCGTTCTCAAAGCTTTTGACACCACCCTCGACGAAGGCCTGCACTTCGAAAGGAAAAACTTCTACCTGCTCTTCGCTTCGGCCGACCAGAAAGAAGGAATGCAAGCTTTCATGGAGAAAAGAACACCCGACTTTAAAGGAAAATAA